One window of the Cotesia glomerata isolate CgM1 linkage group LG10, MPM_Cglom_v2.3, whole genome shotgun sequence genome contains the following:
- the LOC123272426 gene encoding protein split ends isoform X1, whose translation MPRIDPLSLLKCLGVLLGPNGGIKGKAEVERLAGLMIKFSKKLVSKCIYIQILKSTDPELLSQFMGAGGWNLIHMWLTDGIVAKNWTLVQELLELLLLCPVDVDRLKSNNCPKLIKGLSKEGSHQGVRMLAGKLVEQWLKLVKGETPPNTVPTQISVVNNVSTSNATYTPVVVNSSVNATAVSRQGDNKTKTDEATNSIESTTVRVQDLALNTPINQDSQQFLQPQQPQKIHLQPVQLQLLNKALPGQLQPSQIKNQFVVVENYQNQPTSIRYKIILRDGKQVLTKLETDATKVSNNINDSDSNVDNKMDIKQDSIINDDDNNKMLENGQVYDSNNDNNCVGDKLDENSTSTVVKEEADVDTNDQVDSSKVKTEDNVNSESNNKSSDKENRDSQKKDDKSSSSSSSSDKKSSHSSSSRSSSKHSSSSSRSSSRKSSSSHRSGSSSSKGSSSSSKSSKDKDRHHSSSSKHASSSSSSSRSKSDKEKERDKEKEKQKKDQAEKDKATLEKVQGQSLSNKIGKIPKKKPEDEKSGDSLRKTSTDSRDSSKENKDKDKGDSKKPSSPTILEKKNISISIENRKNSQESSRPKTVKTFNSKFRSTGLEEEVKPPPPRTAGKKPSTTATTVTADKKIVPPKLPVKRSSPIRESGASAEKKAKVSLDPTNSPSEDKKGAIKLIAPKPKPMVLQESDMFMDALTASTKSKEPRKRKRRTSVSKDGSTDAKKSDGTNSVSGDQGARETTPPPTSPSHNTDDRSPVSMKPEFKFYQDTLETDEDKEDKERAQNDKDEDSPDEKVNNKGVNDEEDERSRTPTCDDDSEEAIKAPASPDDPEDSGRAPTPNEDIRYVDGLRSVLLLQKRKGPKKSLKWKTDLESVRYFELDETERVNVTKTFTDAKNMEKMNEREAFQMARKLSTEDLMEEKTRWKALIPIDLPAPLADPGKDSKEKDIQYAREKGILQALYFNRNMIPDSPAEPDEERHHIYTDPKIIPLDDISENASKDSDKDFTAVPWPEPKPQQATPVIPNVHFPTFPPHNQVIPGMPMPNQMGPMNMPPQQIPPPMIQPPMNHMQPIQDVPGAGGWRTGDGKVVVPDVAMNNIPNMPGNMNHNYPPPGMDPSMMPPNMMGPPGMYNQQDGYPNMMPEDGSFGHMPNNFQGPGMFGPPGPGPGPNFPNGPPPRGVGPMHGNRGRGGPPGPPGWFRGGGNPGVGPPMRGGWGGRGGWRGNGKQPPVCRQFTKSGYCRVGDKCQYLHPGVNCPPF comes from the exons atg CCGCGGATAGATCCATTGTCATTGCTCAAATGCCTGGGCGTTTTACTGGGCCCTAATGGAGGGATCAAAGGTAAAGCGGAAGTCGAACGCTTAGCTGGccttatgattaaattttctaaaaaactcGTGTCCAAATGTATCTACATTCAGATTCTTAAGTCAACAGATCCTGAACTTCTCAGCCA ATTTATGGGTGCTGGAGGATGGAACCTGATCCACATGTGGCTGACAGACGGAATAGTAGCCAAGAATTGGACGTTGGTCCAAGAACTCCTGGAGCTTTTGCTGCTCTGTCCAGTAGATGTCGACCGTCTGAAGAGTAATAATTGTCCCAAGCTTATCAAGGGCCTTTCAAAAGAAGGGAGTCATCAAGGAGTACGAATGCTTGCAGGAAAGCTGGTCGAGCAGTGGTTAAAACTCGTAAAAGGAGAAACCCCGCCTAACACAGTTCCTACGCAAATTTCAGTTGTAAATAATGTTTCGACGTCGAATGCAACGTACACGCCTGTTGTCGTTAATTCATCAGTCAATGCAACTGCAGTATCTCGGCAAGGagataataaaactaaaaccGATGAGGCTACTAATTCAATTGAAAGCACGACTGTTAGAGTTCAAGACCTTGCTTTAAACACTCCTATTAATCAAGATTCGCAACAATTTCTACAGCCTCAACAGCCGCAGAAAATTCATTTACAACCTGTGcaattgcaattattaaataaagctTTACCTGGACAATTGCAACCTtcgcaaataaaaaatcaatttgttgttgttgaaaattatcaaaatcaaCCGACCTCTATaaggtataaaataatattacgcGATGGTAAACAGGTTCTTACTAAACTTGAAACAGATGCTACTAAAGTATCtaacaatattaatgataGTGATAGTAATGTAGATAATAAAATGGATATTAAGCAGgattcaattattaatgatgatgataataataaaatgttagAAAATGGTCAGGTTTATGATagcaataatgataataattgtgTTGGAGATAAATTAGATGAGAATAGTACGAGTACTGTTGTGAAAGAAGAGGCTGATGTAGATACTAACGATCAAGTAGATTCTTCTAAAGTAAAAACAGAGGACAATGTAAATAGTGAAAGCAATAATAAATCTAGTGATAAGGAGAATAGAGACTCACAAAAAAAAGACGATAAATCGAGTAGCAGTAGTAGTAGTTCGGATAAAAAAAGTAGTCATAGTTCTTCGTCGAGAAGTAGTTCGAAACACAGTTCGAGTTCATCGCGGTCCAGTTCACGCAAATCTTCTTCGTCCCACCGTTCTGGCAGTAGCTCGTCCAAGGGATCGTCCAGCTCCAGTAAATCTTCCAAGGACAAAGACAGACATCACTCGAGTAGTAGCAAGCACGCGAGTAGTAGCAGCAGCTCCTCGAGAAGTAAGTCTGATAAGGAGAAAGAGCGGGATAAAGAAAAGGAGAAGCAGAAGAAAGATCAGGCCGAGAAGGACAAGGCGACGCTGGAGAAGGTCCAGGGTCAGTCATTGAGCAATAAGATTGGTAAAATACCTAAGAAGAAGCCTGAAGATGAAAAATCTGGAGACTCACTTAGGAAGACGTCGACTGACTCGAGAGATAGTTCTAAAGAAAATAAGGATAAAGACAAGGGTGATTCGAAGAAACCTTCTAGTCCCACGATTTTggagaagaaaaatatttcgatttctattgaaaatcgtaaaaattcacAGGAATCATCTCGCCCTAAAACtgttaaaactttcaattcTAAATTTAGATCTACAGGTCTCGAGGAAGAAGTTAAACCACCGCCACCGCGTACTGCAGGTAAAAAACCCTCGACGACTGCAACAACGGTTACTGcggataaaaaaatagtaccaCCTAAATTGCCGGTTAAACGTTCGTCTCCAATACGCGAATCTGGTGCGTCTGCTGAGAAAAAGGCTAAAGTGTCATTAGATCCGACGAATTCGCCGTCAGAGGACAAGAAGGGAGCTATTAAACTTATTGCACCGAAACCTAAAC CGATGGTACTCCAAGAGAGTGATATGTTTATGGACGCATTGACTGCGTCAACCAAAAGCAAAGAGCCAAGAAAGCGTAAACGCAGGACATCGGTATCCAAGGATGGTAGTACTGATGCCAAGAAATCTGATGGTACTAATTCAGTATCAGGAGATCAGGGAGCGAGAGAAACCACGCCACCGCCTACATCGCCGAGTCATAATACTGATGATAGATCGCCTGTGTCCATGAAACCCGAGTTTAag ttttatcAAGACACGCTCGAGACAGACGAAGATAAAGAAGACAAGGAACGAGCGCAGAATGATAAAGATGAAGATTCACCTGATGAGAAGGTGAACAACAAAGGTGTAAATGATGAAGAGGATGAACGGAGTAGAACCCCAACCTGCGACGACGACTCAGAAGAAGCTATTAAAGCCCCGGCATCTCCCGACGATCCTGAAGATTCGGGTCGCGCGCCGACTCCCAATGAAGATATTCGGTACGTCGACGGACTGAGGAGCGTATTGCTTCTTCAGAAGCGCAAAGGACCCAAGAAAAGTCTCAAGTGGAAGACGGACTTGGAGTCTGTGCGGTACTTTGAGCTGGACGAGACAGAGCGCGTAAATGTCACGAAAACGTTCACCGACGCAAAGAATATGGAGAAGATGAACGAGCGCGAGGCCTTCCAAATGGCCCGGAAGCTCAGTACTGAGGATCTTATGGAAGAAAAGACGCGGTGGAAAGCTTTGATTCCAATTGACTTACCAGCGCCGTTAGCCGACCCTGGCAAGGACAGCAAAGAGAAGGACATTCAGTACGCGCGAGAGAAAGGAATTCTACAAGCGCTTTACTTCAATCGCAACATGATACCAGATTCTCCAGCGGAGCCTGACGAAGAGCGCCATCATATCTACACCGACCCGAAGATAATTCCTCTTGACGATATCTCTGAGAACGCCAGCAAGGACAGTGACAAAGATTTCACAGCTGTGCCATGGCCTGAACCCAAGCCCCAGCAAGCGACACCGGTGATTCCTAATGTTCACTTCCCGACATTCCCTCCACACAACCAGGTGATACCAGGAATGCCAATGCCCAACCAAATGGGACCAATGAACATGCCGCCGCAGCAGATCCCACCGCCTATGATCCAACCACCAATGAACCACATGCAGCCAATTCAGGACGTCCCTGGAGCCGGTGGTTGGAGAACCGGGGACGGCAAAGTTGTCGTACCAGACGTAGCCATGAACAATATTCCCAACATGCCCGGTAACATGAATCACAACTACCCGCCTCCTGGAATGGATCCATCGATGATGCCGCCGAACATGATGGGACCTCCGGGAATGTACAATCAGCAAGACGGCTATCCCAATATGATGCCCGAGGACGGGTCTTTCGGTCACATGCCCAACAACTTCCAAGGACCTGGAATGTTTGGACCCCCTGGACCTGGGCCCGGTCCTAACTTCCCCAATGGACCTCCACCTCGTGGTGTTGGTCCCATGCATGGCAACCGCGGGAGAGGTGGGCCTC
- the LOC123272426 gene encoding protein split ends isoform X2 gives MPRIDPLSLLKCLGVLLGPNGGIKGKAEVERLAGLMIKFSKKLVSKCIYIQILKSTDPELLSQFMGAGGWNLIHMWLTDGIVAKNWTLVQELLELLLLCPVDVDRLKSNNCPKLIKGLSKEGSHQGVRMLAGKLVEQWLKLVKGETPPNTVPTQISVVNNVSTSNATYTPVVVNSSVNATAVSRQGDNKTKTDEATNSIESTTVRVQDLALNTPINQDSQQFLQPQQPQKIHLQPVQLQLLNKALPGQLQPSQIKNQFVVVENYQNQPTSIRYKIILRDGKQVLTKLETDATKVSNNINDSDSNVDNKMDIKQDSIINDDDNNKMLENGQVYDSNNDNNCVGDKLDENSTSTVVKEEADVDTNDQVDSSKVKTEDNVNSESNNKSSDKENRDSQKKDDKSSSSSSSSDKKSSHSSSSRSSSKHSSSSSRSSSRKSSSSHRSGSSSSKGSSSSSKSSKDKDRHHSSSSKHASSSSSSSRSKSDKEKERDKEKEKQKKDQAEKDKATLEKVQGQSLSNKIGKIPKKKPEDEKSGDSLRKTSTDSRDSSKENKDKDKGDSKKPSSPTILEKKNISISIENRKNSQESSRPKTVKTFNSKFRSTGLEEEVKPPPPRTAGKKPSTTATTVTADKKIVPPKLPVKRSSPIRESGASAEKKAKVSLDPTNSPSEDKKGAIKLIAPKPKPMVLQESDMFMDALTASTKSKEPRKRKRRTSVSKDGSTDAKKSDGTNSVSGDQGARETTPPPTSPSHNTDDRSPVSMKPEFKFYQDTLETDEDKEDKERAQNDKDEDSPDEKVNNKGVNDEEDERSRTPTCDDDSEEAIKAPASPDDPEDSGRAPTPNEDIRYVDGLRSVLLLQKRKGPKKSLKWKTDLESVRYFELDETERVNVTKTFTDAKNMEKMNEREAFQMARKLSTEDLMEEKTRWKALIPIDLPAPLADPGKDSKEKDIQYAREKGILQALYFNRNMIPDSPAEPDEERHHIYTDPKIIPLDDISENASKDSDKDFTAVPWPEPKPQQATPVIPNVHFPTFPPHNQVIPGMPMPNQMGPMNMPPQQIPPPMIQPPMNHMQPIQDVPGAGGWRTGDGKVVVPDVAMNNIPNMPGNMNHNYPPPGMDPSMMPPNMMGPPGMYNQQDGYPNMMPEDGSFGHMPNNFQGPGMFGPPGPGPGPNFPNGPPPRGVGPMHGNRGRGGPPGPPGWFRGGGNPGVGPPMRGGWGGRGGWRGNGKQPPVCRQFTKSGYCRVGDKCQYLHPGVNCPPF, from the exons ATG CCGCGGATAGATCCATTGTCATTGCTCAAATGCCTGGGCGTTTTACTGGGCCCTAATGGAGGGATCAAAGGTAAAGCGGAAGTCGAACGCTTAGCTGGccttatgattaaattttctaaaaaactcGTGTCCAAATGTATCTACATTCAGATTCTTAAGTCAACAGATCCTGAACTTCTCAGCCA ATTTATGGGTGCTGGAGGATGGAACCTGATCCACATGTGGCTGACAGACGGAATAGTAGCCAAGAATTGGACGTTGGTCCAAGAACTCCTGGAGCTTTTGCTGCTCTGTCCAGTAGATGTCGACCGTCTGAAGAGTAATAATTGTCCCAAGCTTATCAAGGGCCTTTCAAAAGAAGGGAGTCATCAAGGAGTACGAATGCTTGCAGGAAAGCTGGTCGAGCAGTGGTTAAAACTCGTAAAAGGAGAAACCCCGCCTAACACAGTTCCTACGCAAATTTCAGTTGTAAATAATGTTTCGACGTCGAATGCAACGTACACGCCTGTTGTCGTTAATTCATCAGTCAATGCAACTGCAGTATCTCGGCAAGGagataataaaactaaaaccGATGAGGCTACTAATTCAATTGAAAGCACGACTGTTAGAGTTCAAGACCTTGCTTTAAACACTCCTATTAATCAAGATTCGCAACAATTTCTACAGCCTCAACAGCCGCAGAAAATTCATTTACAACCTGTGcaattgcaattattaaataaagctTTACCTGGACAATTGCAACCTtcgcaaataaaaaatcaatttgttgttgttgaaaattatcaaaatcaaCCGACCTCTATaaggtataaaataatattacgcGATGGTAAACAGGTTCTTACTAAACTTGAAACAGATGCTACTAAAGTATCtaacaatattaatgataGTGATAGTAATGTAGATAATAAAATGGATATTAAGCAGgattcaattattaatgatgatgataataataaaatgttagAAAATGGTCAGGTTTATGATagcaataatgataataattgtgTTGGAGATAAATTAGATGAGAATAGTACGAGTACTGTTGTGAAAGAAGAGGCTGATGTAGATACTAACGATCAAGTAGATTCTTCTAAAGTAAAAACAGAGGACAATGTAAATAGTGAAAGCAATAATAAATCTAGTGATAAGGAGAATAGAGACTCACAAAAAAAAGACGATAAATCGAGTAGCAGTAGTAGTAGTTCGGATAAAAAAAGTAGTCATAGTTCTTCGTCGAGAAGTAGTTCGAAACACAGTTCGAGTTCATCGCGGTCCAGTTCACGCAAATCTTCTTCGTCCCACCGTTCTGGCAGTAGCTCGTCCAAGGGATCGTCCAGCTCCAGTAAATCTTCCAAGGACAAAGACAGACATCACTCGAGTAGTAGCAAGCACGCGAGTAGTAGCAGCAGCTCCTCGAGAAGTAAGTCTGATAAGGAGAAAGAGCGGGATAAAGAAAAGGAGAAGCAGAAGAAAGATCAGGCCGAGAAGGACAAGGCGACGCTGGAGAAGGTCCAGGGTCAGTCATTGAGCAATAAGATTGGTAAAATACCTAAGAAGAAGCCTGAAGATGAAAAATCTGGAGACTCACTTAGGAAGACGTCGACTGACTCGAGAGATAGTTCTAAAGAAAATAAGGATAAAGACAAGGGTGATTCGAAGAAACCTTCTAGTCCCACGATTTTggagaagaaaaatatttcgatttctattgaaaatcgtaaaaattcacAGGAATCATCTCGCCCTAAAACtgttaaaactttcaattcTAAATTTAGATCTACAGGTCTCGAGGAAGAAGTTAAACCACCGCCACCGCGTACTGCAGGTAAAAAACCCTCGACGACTGCAACAACGGTTACTGcggataaaaaaatagtaccaCCTAAATTGCCGGTTAAACGTTCGTCTCCAATACGCGAATCTGGTGCGTCTGCTGAGAAAAAGGCTAAAGTGTCATTAGATCCGACGAATTCGCCGTCAGAGGACAAGAAGGGAGCTATTAAACTTATTGCACCGAAACCTAAAC CGATGGTACTCCAAGAGAGTGATATGTTTATGGACGCATTGACTGCGTCAACCAAAAGCAAAGAGCCAAGAAAGCGTAAACGCAGGACATCGGTATCCAAGGATGGTAGTACTGATGCCAAGAAATCTGATGGTACTAATTCAGTATCAGGAGATCAGGGAGCGAGAGAAACCACGCCACCGCCTACATCGCCGAGTCATAATACTGATGATAGATCGCCTGTGTCCATGAAACCCGAGTTTAag ttttatcAAGACACGCTCGAGACAGACGAAGATAAAGAAGACAAGGAACGAGCGCAGAATGATAAAGATGAAGATTCACCTGATGAGAAGGTGAACAACAAAGGTGTAAATGATGAAGAGGATGAACGGAGTAGAACCCCAACCTGCGACGACGACTCAGAAGAAGCTATTAAAGCCCCGGCATCTCCCGACGATCCTGAAGATTCGGGTCGCGCGCCGACTCCCAATGAAGATATTCGGTACGTCGACGGACTGAGGAGCGTATTGCTTCTTCAGAAGCGCAAAGGACCCAAGAAAAGTCTCAAGTGGAAGACGGACTTGGAGTCTGTGCGGTACTTTGAGCTGGACGAGACAGAGCGCGTAAATGTCACGAAAACGTTCACCGACGCAAAGAATATGGAGAAGATGAACGAGCGCGAGGCCTTCCAAATGGCCCGGAAGCTCAGTACTGAGGATCTTATGGAAGAAAAGACGCGGTGGAAAGCTTTGATTCCAATTGACTTACCAGCGCCGTTAGCCGACCCTGGCAAGGACAGCAAAGAGAAGGACATTCAGTACGCGCGAGAGAAAGGAATTCTACAAGCGCTTTACTTCAATCGCAACATGATACCAGATTCTCCAGCGGAGCCTGACGAAGAGCGCCATCATATCTACACCGACCCGAAGATAATTCCTCTTGACGATATCTCTGAGAACGCCAGCAAGGACAGTGACAAAGATTTCACAGCTGTGCCATGGCCTGAACCCAAGCCCCAGCAAGCGACACCGGTGATTCCTAATGTTCACTTCCCGACATTCCCTCCACACAACCAGGTGATACCAGGAATGCCAATGCCCAACCAAATGGGACCAATGAACATGCCGCCGCAGCAGATCCCACCGCCTATGATCCAACCACCAATGAACCACATGCAGCCAATTCAGGACGTCCCTGGAGCCGGTGGTTGGAGAACCGGGGACGGCAAAGTTGTCGTACCAGACGTAGCCATGAACAATATTCCCAACATGCCCGGTAACATGAATCACAACTACCCGCCTCCTGGAATGGATCCATCGATGATGCCGCCGAACATGATGGGACCTCCGGGAATGTACAATCAGCAAGACGGCTATCCCAATATGATGCCCGAGGACGGGTCTTTCGGTCACATGCCCAACAACTTCCAAGGACCTGGAATGTTTGGACCCCCTGGACCTGGGCCCGGTCCTAACTTCCCCAATGGACCTCCACCTCGTGGTGTTGGTCCCATGCATGGCAACCGCGGGAGAGGTGGGCCTC
- the LOC123272437 gene encoding 28S ribosomal protein S18b, mitochondrial has translation MSFVITRLQEALRHGIINKVGVRCFSRGSVVFQEESEAPSNEPPVDPAKDRRNPVPVETSIRYLASDAYKETYGSEPVWKPFRRNHKGSLPPKKTRRTCIRSGIISTGSPCPICRDEYLIIDHRNTALLKQFISPYNGEVISYEKTNICQKQHKNLLIALHRAHDYGTITYDVDFRQYDYSDWYRPEEDQQKN, from the exons ATGTCATTTGTTATTACCAGACTTCAAGAAGCACTGAGACACGGAATCATCaacaag GTTGGTGTAAGATGTTTTTCTCGAGGAAGTGTGGTGTTTCAAGAAGAATCTGAAGCTCCGAGTAATGAACCTCCAGTTGACCCAGCTAAGGATAGACGTAATCCTGTACCTGTTGAAACAAGTATTCGTTATTTAGCTAGTGACG cgTATAAAGAGACTTATGGGAGTGAGCCAGTTTGGAAACCGTTTCGCAGAAATCACAAGGGTTCACTTCCTCCAAAAAAAACTAGAAGAACTTGTAtt aGAAGCGGTATAATATCAACTGGTAGCCCATGTCCAATCTGCCGTGACgaatatttaataatcgaTCATAGAAATACTGCTTTGCTGAAACAATTTATCTCTCCATACAACGGCGAAGTGATAAGTTACga aaaaacaaacatttgtCAAAAACAACATAAAAATCTACTCATAGCGCTTCATCGCGCACACGATTATGGTACTATTACATACGACGTCGATTTCAGACAATACGATTACTCTGATTGGTACAGACCTGAAGAAGATcaacagaaaaattaa
- the LOC123272432 gene encoding pyridine nucleotide-disulfide oxidoreductase domain-containing protein 1 — protein sequence MEAPFVIVGGGIAGVSCAESISFLAPDEKIILISASPLIKTITNVEPVGMTMMKFDVEEKESKSLSERNSLLAVVNDVVAQININDKTVETEEGLVIKYNKLCLCNGARARIINENNPYVIGIRDTESVENFSRKITNARRVIVVGNGGIATEIVHEVENVEVIWIIKDKHISATFVDPGAAEFFHDKLTKDKFSTEKSNVCKRFKYTITDGKNRSGLGAALGPNWHESFARRGLAADAIKVQVEYESEVKRILRPDQVPSTSDDWPVYVELTNEKIIGCDFIISATGVTPNVNVKGLENLVLGQDGGFLVDWKLETSASDVYAAGDVCTAGWDLAAHWFQMRLWTQAHQMGRYAAKSMVSSYKNERFLQDFCFELFTHVTTLFGYKVVLLGLYNGQKLGSDYEILLRMTKGLEYIKLVMKDNRLQGAVLIGDTDLEEMCENLILNQLDLSIYGEDLLNPDIDIEEYFD from the coding sequence aTGGAAGCACCTTTTGTTATTGTTGGAGGCGGAATCGCTGGGGTATCTTGCGCGGAGAGCATATCATTTTTAGCTCccgatgaaaaaataatactgataAGTGCGAGTCCGCttattaaaacaataacaaaTGTTGAGCCAGTTGGAATGACTATGATGAAGTTTGATGTCGAAGAAAAAGAGTCCAAGTCTCTGTCTGAAAGAAATTCATTATTAGCAGTAGTTAATGATGTTGTGGcgcaaataaatattaatgacaaGACTGTTGAAACAGAAGAGGGATTAGTAATAAAGTACAATAAATTATGCCTTTGTAATGGAGCCAGAGCTCGTATCATTAACGAGAACAATCCGTATGTTATTGGTATCCGTGATACTGAGTCTGTGGAAAATTTTTCACGCAAGATAACAAACGCACGTCGAGTTATAGTTGTTGGCAATGGTGGTATTGCCACAGAGATTGTTCATGAGGTAGAAAACGTTGAAGTTATTTggataattaaagataaacaTATATCAGCAACTTTTGTAGATCCAGGAGCTGCGGAATTTTTCCATGATAAATTGACcaaagataaattttcaacCGAGAAAAGTAATGTGTGTAAAAGATTTAAGTACACTATTACCGACGGTAAAAATAGAAGTGGACTTGGCGCTGCTTTGGGTCCTAATTGGCATGAATCGTTTGCTCGCAGAGGCTTAGCCGCCGACGCGATAAAGGTTCAAGTTGAGTATGAGTCTGAAGTAAAGAGAATCCTCCGGCCTGACCAAGTTCCAAGTACATCTGATGACTGGCCGGTTTATGTAGAGCTgactaatgaaaaaataatcggaTGTGATTTCATTATATCAGCAACTGGAGTCACGCCTAATGTCAACGTCAAGGGCTTAGAAAATCTTGTGCTTGGTCAAGACGGTGGATTTTTAGTCGACTGGAAATTGGAGACCTCTGCTAGTGACGTCTACGCTGCTGGAGATGTCTGTACAGCTGGATGGGATCTTGCAGCACATTGGTTCCAAATGCGTCTGTGGACTCAAGCTCATCAGATGGGTCGGTATGCTGCTAAGTCAATGGTGTCgagttataaaaatgaaagattTCTTCAGGATTTTTGCTTTGAACTCTTCACTCATGTAACTACTCTTTTTGGCTACAAAGTTGTGCTTCTTGGGCTCTACAATGGACAAAAACTAGGTAGTGATTATGAGATTTTGCTGAGGATGACTAAAGGTCTTGAGTATATCAAACTTGTAATGAAGGATAACAGACTTCAAGGTGCGGTATTGATCGGTGATACTGATCTGGAAGAAATgtgtgaaaatttaattcttaatcAATTAGATTTGAGTATTTATGGCGAGGATTTATTAAATCCAGACATTGATATCGAAGAATATTTTGATTAa